The Flavobacteriales bacterium genome includes the window GGGCGATTAGCTCAGTTGGTTCAGAGCACCTCGTTTACACCGAGGGGGTCGTAGGTTCGAATCCTACATCGCCCACAACGAAAAGCCTTCATGCATTGCATAAAGGCTTTTTTTATTGAATGTGAGTTGAGCTTGCTGAAACGAAGCACTTCAATAAAAAAGGCGAATATCGCTGAAGGCGAGATGGCTTTTCGTTGTGCATCCCACACCCCATTGAATCATTGACTGAGGAACGAAGGAAATAATCCTCAAACAATTTCAGAAACTTACTGTACTCATGGGCAATATAACTAGAACGTTGAGCTTGCTCAAACTAAGTGCTTCAAATTGAAATCAATCTGCAGTTGTTAGCTCTAATATTTTCATCACATTAAGTACATCCTGAACCACAAGTGGCTTTATTACTGATTCCTTCAAAGAGAATCTACTGCCCTCCACTAACTAAAAACCACACGATGTAACAACAATAAATCAGCGTTGTCCAAGCAACTAAATGCTAGTGCCTTATAGTCCTTTTTTGAATATTTATAGTACCTTCGCAACATCAAAAACCAAATAGTTCATTCACAGACCAACATTCTCAATAGCTTAAAAATAGATGGCGAGATCCGATAGGGAAAATAAAAACTTAAGATAATTACATTTTATAATGCGGAATCAAGAAGATTAACATCAAAGGGATATTAACTTCGTTGATTAACCTAACAGACAAGATCTACCTTTTGCAATGACTAAGACCTTTATCACCCTGCTTATTTCGCTTATCACGCTCACCTCACAAGCACAGCGGTTAAAGAAAGATAACAGCTTTGAAAACTATTGGATTAATGAATTTACCATGAAGGCTGAAAGGGCTTTTGAAGCTAAGTTATATCATAAGGCCATTGAACTTTATAATATTGGATATCAAAAAACCAATGCGAATAAAGACGAAAAGCAGCGAATAATATTCCAAATCGGTATCTGCTACCAAAGAATCAAAAATTATAAAGAAGCAGAAATATGGATAGAAAAAGCTGTCAATAATGGCCATCTGGATCCTCTTGCAATATTATATTTGGCAGATGTTAAAAAGCAAAATAACGATTTAAAAAAAGCATTGATATTCTATGAGGAATATGAAGAAAAAATTCCAGACGACCCTAGAGGAAAAGACGGCATAAGAGACTGTAAAAGAGCCATGAAATGGGAAAAGGCAGACTCTCGCTATGAAGTAAGTAAGAACAGATCTTTCAATTCTCTTGCAGATGATTTTTCTCCTGCTTATGCTAAATATGATTACTCTATTATCTACTTCACTTCGGCCAGAGATGTTGATATGGAAGTAGATTCTACTATCGACGCTACATCTGGCCAAGGTTATACAGACCTTTACAGAACCATTCAGAACAAGAACGGAAAGTGGGGTAAAGCCAAGCTAGTTAAAGGCAAAGTCAATTCTAGTTACAACGAAGGTGTCTGCTCTTTCGACCAAGATTTCAGTACAATATACTTTACTAAATGCCTTAGTGATCCTAAAGTAAATATGGGCTGCCAAATATATAAATCAGAGAAAAAAAGCAAAGGCTGGGGAGAACCTGTAAAGATTGAATTAGCTGCTGATTCTATTGTTGCTGCCCATCCGGCAGTTTCGGCAGACAATCAAACTATGATTTTCTCTTCTGACATGGAAGGAACTTTAGGTGGTAAAGATCTTTGGAAATGCACTTACGACAAAGGCACCAATACATGGTCTTATCCTGAAAACCTTGGGGCCAATATTAATACTGCTGGCGACGAGGCCTTTCCGGTTATACGGAAGAATGGAACTCTATACTTCGCATCCGACGGACACAAAGGCATGGGAGGCTTAGATATCTATAAAGCCAAGCGATTAACCGATTCTACTTTTTCAGATCCTATTAATCTCAAATACCCAATGAACACTACCCGAGATGACTTCGGTATTACCTTTAAAGGGGATGAAAATTCAGGTATCTTCTCTTCGAATAGACAT containing:
- a CDS encoding OmpA family protein translates to MTKTFITLLISLITLTSQAQRLKKDNSFENYWINEFTMKAERAFEAKLYHKAIELYNIGYQKTNANKDEKQRIIFQIGICYQRIKNYKEAEIWIEKAVNNGHLDPLAILYLADVKKQNNDLKKALIFYEEYEEKIPDDPRGKDGIRDCKRAMKWEKADSRYEVSKNRSFNSLADDFSPAYAKYDYSIIYFTSARDVDMEVDSTIDATSGQGYTDLYRTIQNKNGKWGKAKLVKGKVNSSYNEGVCSFDQDFSTIYFTKCLSDPKVNMGCQIYKSEKKSKGWGEPVKIELAADSIVAAHPAVSADNQTMIFSSDMEGTLGGKDLWKCTYDKGTNTWSYPENLGANINTAGDEAFPVIRKNGTLYFASDGHKGMGGLDIYKAKRLTDSTFSDPINLKYPMNTTRDDFGITFKGDENSGIFSSNRHGGKGGDDLYVFNRPPIVVELEGVVTNETTEEVIGEAIVELIGDDQTVKTYTTKADGYYKFKLGEDVNYIIQVRKTGYISKDLELTTVGLMKSTTLQLDNLTLIDLKEPINLPNVMYEISSYKLKNGTQESLNQLVNTLNKYPKMRIQLRAHTDYSGKDHLNNMLSVKRAKSVMEYLIQHDISAERLEAIGFGESSPLRVSKKIAKTSSYEVDDHLTEEFLGPVSKRGDPKWQEGMQLNRRTEFFILSMDENLEPAKPEAVKSSAPNK